The following proteins come from a genomic window of Halobellus litoreus:
- a CDS encoding HD domain-containing protein, producing MPSNVALLSRELSRPYYEDAFPAHDIFHAKRVRDVALQLANQHPDSVDRDVLAAAAWLHDIGRPLERVGEIDDHDDWAADEATPLLAAEGVASDRIATIEHCLRAHSIRRSSPDPETIEAQLLFDADKLDATGVVGLVRLACIVGERSGRIGEQYAIIDDAATLTDDAPELPDVGLLREWARERLDALYTDPGRCLGESRWDVMESFFDQFACEIDPDTAQ from the coding sequence ATGCCCTCCAACGTAGCCCTCCTGTCCCGCGAGCTATCCCGCCCGTACTACGAGGACGCCTTCCCCGCACACGATATCTTCCACGCGAAACGCGTGCGTGACGTCGCGCTCCAGCTCGCGAACCAGCATCCGGACAGCGTCGACCGGGATGTCCTCGCTGCAGCAGCGTGGCTTCACGATATCGGGCGACCACTCGAACGCGTCGGAGAAATCGACGACCACGACGACTGGGCAGCCGACGAAGCCACGCCCCTCCTCGCCGCGGAAGGAGTGGCATCGGACCGGATCGCGACGATCGAACACTGCCTGCGGGCACACAGCATCCGGAGAAGTTCACCAGATCCCGAAACGATCGAGGCACAGTTGCTCTTCGACGCTGACAAACTCGACGCAACCGGTGTCGTCGGGCTGGTTCGCCTCGCCTGTATCGTCGGTGAACGCTCCGGACGCATCGGCGAGCAGTACGCCATTATCGATGACGCAGCGACACTTACCGACGATGCACCCGAGTTGCCGGATGTCGGTCTCCTGCGCGAGTGGGCACGTGAACGCCTCGACGCGTTGTATACTGATCCAGGCCGCTGCCTCGGAGAGTCACGCTGGGACGTGATGGAGAGTTTCTTCGACCAATTTGCCTGCGAGATCGACCCAGACACTGCGCAGTAA
- a CDS encoding RNA-guided endonuclease InsQ/TnpB family protein: MNYNYRYRLKPTERQRETLDYHRDTCRQLYNHVLYRFNQIPESDGTVKQRVRQIRDELPALKDWWDALTDVYSKVLQPTVMRIAKNVKALGKLKEQGYKVGELRWKSPREFRSFTYNQSGFELDKKGGQTVLSLSKLADIPIELHRPLSDDATVKEVTLKKEKTGEWFAIFGIEMDTEPPAKPPLEEIDAEEVVGIDVGILRYTHDTDGTAVESLDLSEERGWLEREQRKLSRKEYQSNNWEKQRRRVAECHLEIKRKRRDFLHKLSNYYAREYKLVAVEDLDVKGMLESPRNSRNTASAAWNTFTDMLETKCGRQGTHFVKVGPEGTTKECAQCGVETDKPLWVREHSCPACGFEADRDANAAWNILSRGLTDLGVGHSEGTPVETALPVDTPVSAKRVVEAGSPYLKERAATPRVSRQG; encoded by the coding sequence ATGAACTACAACTACAGGTATCGCCTTAAGCCGACTGAACGCCAGCGTGAGACGCTGGACTACCACCGCGATACCTGTAGACAACTCTACAACCACGTCCTATACCGCTTCAACCAGATTCCCGAATCCGATGGCACAGTCAAACAGCGTGTCCGGCAGATTCGTGATGAGCTTCCCGCCCTCAAAGACTGGTGGGACGCACTTACCGACGTGTACTCGAAAGTGCTTCAGCCTACCGTTATGCGGATTGCGAAAAACGTCAAAGCACTCGGGAAGCTCAAAGAGCAGGGTTACAAGGTCGGTGAACTTCGGTGGAAGTCACCTCGGGAATTCCGCAGTTTCACCTACAACCAGTCCGGCTTCGAACTCGACAAGAAGGGTGGTCAGACCGTGTTGTCGCTGTCGAAACTCGCAGACATCCCCATCGAACTCCACCGACCGTTGTCTGACGACGCCACAGTCAAAGAAGTCACACTCAAAAAGGAGAAAACCGGCGAGTGGTTCGCCATCTTCGGTATTGAGATGGACACAGAACCACCAGCCAAGCCACCGCTGGAGGAGATCGACGCCGAGGAGGTAGTCGGCATCGACGTGGGGATTCTGAGGTATACTCACGATACAGACGGCACAGCGGTCGAATCACTTGATCTCTCGGAAGAACGTGGCTGGCTTGAACGGGAACAGCGGAAACTCTCGCGCAAAGAGTACCAGTCAAACAACTGGGAGAAACAACGTAGACGTGTAGCTGAGTGCCATCTCGAAATCAAGCGCAAGCGGCGTGATTTCCTGCACAAACTCTCGAATTACTACGCTCGGGAGTACAAACTTGTCGCGGTCGAAGACCTCGACGTGAAAGGGATGCTGGAGTCGCCACGAAACAGCCGCAATACGGCGTCGGCAGCATGGAACACCTTCACCGATATGCTCGAAACAAAGTGTGGGCGGCAAGGCACGCACTTCGTGAAAGTTGGACCCGAAGGAACCACCAAAGAGTGCGCTCAGTGTGGCGTCGAAACCGACAAACCGCTGTGGGTGCGTGAACATTCCTGCCCCGCCTGTGGCTTCGAGGCGGACAGAGACGCAAACGCGGCGTGGAACATTCTTTCTCGCGGACTCACCGACCTAGGAGTGGGTCACTCCGAAGGAACGCCTGTGGAGACTGCGCTCCCTGTGGATACACCTGTATCTGCAAAGCGCGTCGTGGAAGCAGGAAGCCCCTACCTCAAGGAACGAGCGGCTACGCCGCGAGTGAGTAGGCAGGGGTAG
- a CDS encoding DUF2080 family transposase-associated protein — protein MDRHEIEGHEVIEGEVKATGNGAHVLVPKRWRGADVKIVRTSEPDE, from the coding sequence ATGGATAGGCACGAAATCGAAGGCCACGAAGTCATTGAGGGCGAGGTGAAAGCCACCGGCAACGGCGCACACGTCCTCGTTCCAAAGCGGTGGCGTGGCGCAGACGTGAAAATCGTCCGAACCTCTGAACCCGACGAGTAA
- a CDS encoding pyridoxamine 5'-phosphate oxidase family protein: MRRLDDTEIDEVLIRNGIGVLALIDGTQPYAIPISFGYDAEEMVFPMQWGGGYSSRKSEAIESNPNVCLTVYEQDADDPAIWRSVIMTGEIYEIEDADTEQAYASLAANAEFPPDLGVWGIPFEDVEFRLFGLATDNCTGREFATEYGGWDG, encoded by the coding sequence GTGAGACGTCTCGACGACACTGAAATCGATGAAGTGCTCATTCGAAATGGCATCGGCGTGCTGGCACTGATCGACGGCACACAACCGTATGCAATCCCGATCTCCTTCGGCTACGATGCAGAAGAGATGGTCTTTCCGATGCAGTGGGGTGGCGGCTACAGCAGCCGAAAGAGTGAAGCGATCGAATCCAACCCGAATGTCTGTCTCACGGTGTACGAGCAAGACGCAGACGACCCGGCGATCTGGCGGAGTGTCATTATGACTGGCGAGATCTACGAGATCGAGGACGCCGATACAGAGCAAGCATACGCCAGCCTAGCCGCAAACGCAGAGTTCCCGCCAGATCTCGGTGTCTGGGGGATTCCCTTCGAGGACGTCGAGTTCCGCTTGTTTGGGTTGGCTACCGACAACTGCACCGGACGTGAATTTGCCACTGAATATGGCGGCTGGGACGGCTGA